A part of Pantoea vagans genomic DNA contains:
- the msbA gene encoding lipid A ABC transporter ATP-binding protein/permease MsbA encodes MFDTDLSTRQTFGRLWPTVSPFRLGLLVAGVALIVNAAIDPFMLTLLKTLLDDVIGKNNHGILVWMPLVIIGLILIRGVSGYISSYCISWVSGKVVMTLRRRLFSHMMGMPVSFFDQQSTGTLLSRISYDCEQVASSSSGSLVTVVREGASILGLFVMMFYYSWQLSLILLVLAPIVSLAIRIVSRRFRRISKNMQNTMGQVTSHAEQMLKGHKEVLMFGGQQVETDRFGQVSNKMRHQGMKMVSATSLSDPIIQLLASSALAFVLYAASFPSVMATLTAGSISAVFSAMLMLMRPLKSLTNVNAQFQRGMAACQTLFAILDTEQEKDEGTRVVKRATGNIEFRDVTFTYPGSETPALQHINLTLPAGKTVALVGRSGSGKSTLASLLTRFYDIDSGEILLDGHDLRDYTLASLREQMALVSQHVHLFNDTVANNIAYARTDVFRREEIEKAAEMAHAMEFINKMDNGLDTVIGENGVLLSGGQRQRIAIARALLRDSPILILDEATSALDTESERAIQSALETLQQNRTTLIIAHRLSTIEKADEILLIEEGRIVERGSHQQLLQQNGAYARLYQMQFSQPLCA; translated from the coding sequence ATGTTTGATACCGATCTCTCTACCAGACAAACCTTTGGTCGCCTGTGGCCGACAGTTTCTCCTTTCAGGCTGGGACTGCTGGTTGCGGGTGTTGCCCTGATCGTCAATGCTGCTATAGACCCGTTTATGCTGACGTTACTGAAGACGCTGCTGGACGATGTGATTGGCAAAAATAACCACGGCATTCTGGTCTGGATGCCGCTGGTGATTATCGGGCTGATCCTGATCCGCGGCGTCAGCGGCTATATCTCCAGCTACTGCATCTCCTGGGTGTCAGGCAAAGTGGTCATGACCCTGCGTCGTCGGCTGTTCAGTCACATGATGGGTATGCCGGTATCGTTCTTTGATCAGCAATCAACCGGCACGCTGCTCTCCCGTATCAGCTACGACTGCGAACAGGTCGCGTCTTCCTCTTCCGGATCGCTGGTCACGGTAGTACGTGAAGGGGCCTCGATTCTTGGCCTGTTTGTGATGATGTTCTACTACAGCTGGCAGCTTTCTCTGATCCTGCTGGTGCTGGCACCGATTGTGTCGCTGGCGATCCGCATCGTCTCCCGGCGCTTCCGCCGCATCAGCAAAAATATGCAGAACACCATGGGGCAGGTGACCTCTCATGCAGAGCAGATGCTGAAAGGCCATAAAGAGGTGCTGATGTTCGGCGGTCAGCAGGTTGAGACCGACCGCTTCGGCCAGGTCAGCAACAAAATGCGTCACCAGGGAATGAAAATGGTCTCGGCGACTTCGCTCTCCGATCCGATTATTCAGCTACTCGCCTCCTCGGCACTCGCCTTTGTGCTTTATGCGGCCAGCTTCCCCTCGGTGATGGCCACGCTGACGGCGGGCTCCATCAGCGCGGTGTTTTCCGCCATGCTGATGCTGATGCGTCCGTTAAAGTCGCTGACCAACGTCAATGCCCAGTTCCAGCGCGGCATGGCGGCCTGTCAGACACTGTTTGCGATTCTGGATACGGAACAGGAGAAAGACGAAGGTACACGCGTGGTTAAACGCGCCACCGGCAACATTGAATTTCGCGACGTCACCTTTACCTATCCGGGATCGGAAACCCCGGCGCTGCAGCATATCAATCTGACCCTTCCCGCCGGTAAAACCGTAGCGCTGGTCGGCCGTTCCGGTTCAGGGAAATCGACCCTCGCCAGCCTGCTGACGCGCTTTTACGACATCGATAGCGGCGAAATTTTGCTGGATGGGCATGACCTGCGTGATTATACCCTGGCCTCGCTGCGCGAGCAGATGGCGCTGGTCTCTCAGCATGTTCACCTGTTCAACGATACGGTCGCCAACAACATTGCCTATGCCCGCACCGATGTTTTCCGCCGCGAGGAAATTGAAAAGGCGGCAGAGATGGCTCATGCCATGGAATTCATTAATAAAATGGATAACGGACTGGATACGGTGATTGGGGAAAATGGGGTGCTGCTGTCGGGTGGACAGCGTCAGCGCATCGCGATTGCCCGCGCCCTGTTGCGCGACAGCCCGATTCTGATCCTCGACGAAGCGACCTCGGCCCTGGACACCGAGTCTGAACGCGCGATTCAGTCTGCGCTGGAAACACTACAGCAGAACCGGACCACGCTGATCATCGCTCACCGGCTCTCAACCATTGAAAAGGCAGATGAAATTCTGCTGATTGAAGAGGGGAGAATTGTGGAACGCGGCTCGCATCAGCAGCTGCTGCAACAGAACGGCGCGTATGCGCGGCTCTATCAGATGCAGTTCAGTCAGCCGCTTTGTGCGTAA
- the ppiC gene encoding peptidylprolyl isomerase PpiC, which produces MAKTAAALHILIKEEALAKEILAKLAKGGNFQELAKKHSTCPSGRKGGDLGEFRQGQMVPAFDKAVFTCPLLTPYGPVKTGFGYHIIKVLYRN; this is translated from the coding sequence ATGGCGAAAACCGCGGCGGCTTTACACATCCTGATCAAAGAGGAAGCGCTGGCAAAAGAGATTCTGGCGAAACTGGCGAAAGGCGGCAATTTTCAGGAGCTGGCAAAGAAGCACTCTACCTGTCCTTCCGGCCGGAAGGGGGGCGATCTGGGCGAGTTCCGGCAGGGACAGATGGTGCCAGCCTTTGATAAAGCGGTCTTTACCTGCCCGCTGCTGACGCCTTACGGGCCGGTAAAGACCGGCTTTGGTTATCACATTATCAAAGTGCTTTACCGCAACTAG
- a CDS encoding AsmA family protein — protein MSRTGKIVSWVAGILVLLIVVIIVVIATFDWNRLKPTINQKVSAELNRPFAIRGDLGIDWARNRDEAGWRRWVPWPQVHAEDIMLGNPPDIPDVTMVHLQRVDATLSPLSLLHKELFIPWIKLQRPDARLIQTADKKNNWTFTLANSDKDEKNAAPSAWSFRLDNILFDQGQIRYRDAVNRADVTVQVNPLGKPVPYAQIAGGDDQQKGAGDFVFGWKASGTYNNEKLSGDGKIGGMLSLRSQNTPFPIQADVRNGSTRVQVTGGLQDPMNLGGLNVRLRFAGDTLANLYGLTGVLLPDTPPYETDGHLIAKFNGEKGAVYRYEKFNGHIGDSDIHGSLIYTQGKPRPTLTGELTSEQLRMADLGPLIGVDSGKGSEKTAQAKARRGEKSNQPADRVLPHDKFETKNWDVMDADVKFSGKRIEHSNSLPLSDLYTHLQLKNGDLLLDPLRFGVAGGSLNSTIRLEGDRSPMRGRVDLHVRKLQLRQLFPTVDAMKNSRGQLNGDASFTGTGNSVADLLATSNGQLKLLMNDGLISRSLMEIAGLNVGNYVVGKLFGDDQVRINCAATDLKLQNGVATPNLFVFDTENAIINVSGNANFASERLDLSVNPESKGIRIVTLRSPLYVRGTFKNPDAGVKTGPLLARGAAAVALGAVVGPAAALLALISPSDNEDNQCSNVLQQMKQKK, from the coding sequence ATGTCGCGTACCGGGAAAATAGTCAGCTGGGTAGCAGGAATTCTGGTGTTATTAATCGTGGTGATTATCGTCGTCATCGCCACCTTTGACTGGAATCGCCTGAAGCCCACCATCAATCAGAAAGTCTCTGCCGAATTAAACCGTCCCTTTGCGATACGGGGAGATTTGGGTATCGACTGGGCAAGAAATCGCGACGAGGCAGGCTGGCGGCGCTGGGTGCCGTGGCCGCAGGTGCACGCGGAAGATATCATGCTGGGCAATCCGCCAGACATTCCTGACGTCACGATGGTGCATTTGCAACGTGTGGATGCCACGCTGTCACCGTTGTCGCTGCTGCATAAAGAGCTGTTTATCCCGTGGATTAAGCTGCAGCGGCCTGATGCCCGGCTGATCCAGACCGCAGATAAAAAGAACAACTGGACCTTTACCCTGGCCAATAGTGACAAAGACGAGAAGAATGCCGCGCCGTCTGCCTGGTCCTTCCGTCTGGATAATATTCTGTTTGATCAGGGACAAATCCGTTATCGCGATGCCGTTAACCGTGCGGATGTGACGGTGCAGGTCAATCCGCTGGGTAAACCAGTGCCTTATGCGCAGATTGCCGGAGGCGATGACCAGCAGAAGGGCGCGGGCGATTTTGTCTTTGGCTGGAAAGCCAGTGGCACCTATAACAACGAGAAACTCAGTGGCGACGGCAAAATCGGTGGCATGCTGTCGCTGCGCAGCCAGAACACTCCGTTCCCGATTCAGGCCGATGTGCGCAACGGCTCCACGCGCGTGCAGGTGACGGGCGGGTTGCAGGATCCGATGAACCTCGGCGGGCTTAACGTGCGGCTGCGCTTCGCAGGCGATACGCTGGCGAATCTCTATGGTCTGACCGGTGTCCTGTTGCCTGACACACCGCCTTATGAAACTGATGGCCATCTGATTGCGAAATTCAATGGCGAAAAGGGTGCGGTCTACCGCTATGAGAAATTCAACGGACACATTGGCGACAGCGATATTCATGGCTCGCTGATTTACACGCAGGGCAAACCCCGTCCGACGCTGACCGGCGAACTAACTTCGGAGCAGCTGCGTATGGCCGATCTGGGGCCGCTGATTGGCGTGGACTCAGGCAAAGGCAGCGAAAAAACCGCGCAGGCCAAAGCCCGTCGCGGTGAGAAATCGAATCAGCCCGCCGACCGCGTGCTGCCGCATGATAAATTTGAGACCAAAAACTGGGACGTGATGGATGCCGATGTGAAGTTCAGCGGCAAACGAATCGAACACAGTAATTCCCTGCCGTTAAGCGATCTCTATACCCACTTACAGCTGAAAAACGGCGATCTGCTGCTGGATCCGCTGCGCTTTGGTGTGGCAGGCGGCAGTCTTAACAGCACCATCCGACTGGAGGGCGATCGCTCGCCGATGCGTGGCCGGGTTGACCTTCATGTCCGTAAGCTGCAGCTGCGTCAGCTCTTCCCAACGGTGGACGCAATGAAGAACAGCCGTGGTCAGCTCAATGGCGATGCCAGCTTTACCGGCACCGGTAACTCAGTGGCCGATCTGCTGGCGACCAGCAACGGTCAGCTTAAGCTGCTGATGAATGATGGACTGATCAGCCGCAGCCTGATGGAGATTGCCGGACTCAACGTCGGTAACTACGTGGTGGGCAAACTGTTTGGCGATGACCAGGTGCGTATCAACTGCGCCGCGACCGATCTTAAACTGCAGAACGGTGTGGCGACGCCTAACCTGTTTGTGTTTGATACCGAGAACGCGATTATCAATGTGTCAGGTAATGCGAACTTCGCCAGTGAGCGGCTGGATCTGTCGGTGAATCCGGAGAGTAAAGGCATCCGCATCGTGACGCTGCGCTCCCCGCTTTACGTGCGTGGCACCTTTAAAAATCCTGATGCGGGCGTGAAAACGGGGCCACTGCTGGCCCGCGGTGCCGCTGCCGTGGCACTGGGTGCAGTCGTCGGTCCGGCAGCGGCGCTGCTGGCACTGATCTCCCCAAGTGATAACGAAGACAACCAGTGCAGCAACGTCCTGCAGCAGATGAAACAGAAGAAGTAA
- the pdeH gene encoding cyclic-guanylate-specific phosphodiesterase — protein MVMESISQWLPSSTDLNLHTETPLFWQQCHRRYRFQPIYRVTGRLLAIELLTAVYHPMAPERNLSPEAWFAGLDIAQRLNVVYEQLELLAEWTAFFERNDVVASVNIDGPSLLAIQHRPAIRQLIARLPWLRFELTEHQVLPQEEKVAKIPELGALWLDDFGSGMANFSALTQLNYDYIKLSRDLFVLLGTTDEGRSLFSMLLALINRYCNGVIVEGVETEAQWQQVKASPAIAAQGYYFSRPVPFSELNHLTIQLP, from the coding sequence ATGGTGATGGAGAGTATTAGCCAATGGCTGCCGTCTTCAACCGACCTTAATCTCCACACGGAAACGCCGCTCTTCTGGCAACAATGTCATCGACGCTATCGGTTTCAGCCGATCTATCGGGTAACCGGTCGGTTACTCGCCATTGAACTGCTGACCGCCGTTTATCATCCCATGGCGCCGGAACGTAATCTCTCGCCTGAAGCCTGGTTTGCCGGACTCGACATCGCTCAGCGCCTGAACGTCGTGTATGAGCAGCTTGAACTGCTCGCAGAATGGACTGCATTTTTTGAACGCAATGATGTGGTCGCCTCGGTCAACATAGACGGCCCCTCACTGCTCGCCATTCAGCATCGACCTGCTATTCGCCAGCTTATTGCCCGGCTGCCCTGGTTACGCTTTGAACTCACCGAGCATCAGGTGCTGCCGCAGGAGGAGAAAGTGGCGAAAATTCCTGAGCTGGGGGCGCTGTGGCTGGACGATTTCGGTTCGGGTATGGCCAATTTCTCGGCGCTGACCCAGCTCAACTATGATTACATCAAGCTCTCGCGCGACCTGTTTGTTTTGCTGGGCACCACCGATGAAGGGCGCAGCCTGTTTTCGATGCTGCTGGCGCTGATCAATCGCTACTGTAACGGCGTCATTGTTGAAGGCGTTGAGACGGAAGCGCAGTGGCAGCAGGTGAAAGCGTCCCCCGCTATCGCGGCCCAGGGCTACTACTTTTCGCGGCCTGTCCCATTTTCTGAACTGAATCATCTCACTATCCAGCTTCCCTGA
- the gppA gene encoding guanosine-5'-triphosphate,3'-diphosphate diphosphatase encodes MLSASSLYAAIDLGSNSFHMLVVREVSGSIQTVAKIKRKVRLAAGLDKNNLLSADAMSRGWQCLRLFSEQLQDIPPDQIRVVATATLRLAANAQTFLDTAQQILGCTINVISGEEEARLIYQGVAHTTGGSDKRLVVDIGGGSTELATGDGSHASVLFSLSMGCVTWLERFFSDRHLAKENFDQAEQAAREMIQPIAAQLRAQGWQACVGASGTVQALQEIMVAQGMDERITLNKLQQLKQRAIQCGKLEELEIEGLTLERALVFPSGLSILIAIFQELSIDSMTLAGGALREGLVYGMLHLPIDRDIRTRTLHNVQRRFSIDVEQADRVRQLAESFFRQVSTPWKLDQRCRELLLSACAIHEIGLSVDFRHAPQHAAYLVRHLDLPGFTPAQKKLLACLLQNQSGSIDLALLTQQNALPPRLAERMCRLLRLAIIFSTRRRDDTLPAVRLLADDDALHLTLPAGWLEAHPLRSELLEQESHYQSYVHWLLTLS; translated from the coding sequence ATGCTCAGCGCGTCGTCACTTTATGCAGCGATCGATTTAGGGTCTAACAGCTTTCATATGTTGGTGGTGCGCGAAGTCTCTGGCAGTATTCAGACCGTCGCAAAAATTAAGCGCAAGGTTCGCCTTGCTGCCGGTCTGGATAAAAATAACCTGTTGTCAGCCGACGCGATGTCGCGTGGCTGGCAATGCCTCAGACTCTTCTCTGAACAACTGCAGGATATTCCCCCCGATCAGATTCGCGTGGTGGCGACCGCCACGCTGCGTCTGGCTGCCAATGCGCAGACCTTCCTCGACACCGCCCAGCAGATTCTCGGCTGTACCATCAACGTCATCAGCGGTGAAGAAGAGGCGCGCCTGATTTATCAGGGCGTGGCCCACACTACCGGCGGTTCCGACAAGCGCTTAGTGGTCGATATCGGCGGCGGCAGTACCGAACTGGCTACCGGCGACGGCTCACACGCATCCGTGTTGTTCAGTCTGTCGATGGGCTGTGTGACGTGGCTGGAGCGCTTCTTCAGCGATCGTCATCTGGCAAAAGAGAACTTCGACCAGGCTGAGCAGGCGGCCCGTGAGATGATCCAGCCGATTGCCGCGCAGCTGCGTGCGCAGGGCTGGCAGGCCTGTGTCGGTGCATCCGGCACGGTTCAGGCGCTGCAGGAGATCATGGTGGCGCAGGGTATGGATGAGCGCATCACGCTGAATAAACTGCAGCAGCTGAAACAGCGCGCCATTCAGTGCGGCAAACTGGAAGAGCTGGAAATCGAAGGACTGACGCTGGAACGGGCGCTGGTGTTTCCGAGCGGCCTGTCGATCCTGATCGCTATCTTCCAGGAACTCAGCATTGATAGCATGACACTGGCAGGCGGCGCCCTGCGCGAAGGACTGGTTTACGGCATGCTTCATCTGCCGATTGACCGCGATATCCGTACTCGTACGCTGCACAATGTCCAGCGCCGTTTCAGCATCGATGTCGAACAGGCAGACCGCGTGCGTCAGCTGGCAGAGAGCTTTTTCCGTCAGGTTTCCACACCGTGGAAGCTGGATCAGCGCTGTCGTGAGCTGCTGCTCAGCGCCTGCGCGATCCACGAAATTGGCCTGAGCGTCGACTTCCGTCATGCGCCACAGCATGCGGCGTATCTGGTGCGTCACCTCGATCTGCCTGGCTTCACACCGGCGCAGAAGAAGTTGCTGGCCTGTTTACTGCAAAATCAGAGCGGCAGCATCGATCTGGCATTGCTGACTCAGCAAAACGCGCTGCCGCCGCGTCTGGCGGAACGGATGTGCCGTCTGCTGCGGCTGGCGATTATTTTCTCCACCCGCCGTCGCGATGACACCCTGCCTGCAGTGCGGCTACTGGCAGACGATGATGCCCTGCATCTGACCCTGCCCGCAGGCTGGCTGGAGGCGCATCCGCTGCGCAGCGAACTGCTGGAGCAGGAAAGCCACTATCAGTCTTACGTCCACTGGTTGTTAACCCTGTCGTAA
- a CDS encoding sugar kinase, with amino-acid sequence MTQKKIAIIGECMIELSEKGENIKRGFGGDTLNTAVYLARQVDEQQLRVDYVTALGTDSFSDQMIAAWQQEKVNTDLIQRLDNKMPGLYVIETDADGERTFWYWRSDAAARYWLDSPQSAEIAEQLSHYDYLYLSGISLAILPPASREKLMALLARCRANGGRVIFDNNYRPRLWADRASAQAAYRAMLNCTDIAFLTLDDEHLLWGEQPLDDVIARTRQAGASEIVIKRGAESCLVAIGDAPLIEVPAVHLAKEKVIDTTAAGDSFSAGYLARRLTGASAEAAAQRGHLTASTVIQHRGAIIPATAMPE; translated from the coding sequence ATGACGCAGAAGAAAATCGCCATCATCGGCGAATGCATGATTGAGCTGTCCGAAAAGGGTGAGAACATTAAGCGAGGCTTTGGCGGCGATACCCTTAACACGGCCGTTTATCTCGCCCGCCAGGTTGATGAGCAGCAGTTACGGGTCGATTATGTTACCGCGCTGGGCACGGATTCGTTCAGCGATCAGATGATCGCCGCCTGGCAGCAGGAGAAGGTGAATACGGACCTGATTCAGCGCCTCGATAATAAGATGCCGGGCCTGTATGTGATTGAAACCGATGCCGACGGCGAGCGTACCTTCTGGTACTGGCGCAGTGATGCTGCCGCGCGTTACTGGCTCGACAGCCCGCAATCCGCAGAGATAGCCGAACAGCTGTCGCACTACGATTATCTCTACCTTAGCGGCATCAGTCTGGCGATTCTGCCGCCGGCAAGCCGTGAGAAGCTGATGGCATTGCTGGCCCGCTGCCGGGCGAATGGCGGCAGGGTGATTTTTGATAACAATTACCGCCCGCGTTTATGGGCCGATCGCGCCAGCGCGCAGGCTGCGTATCGCGCCATGCTCAACTGTACCGATATCGCTTTCCTGACGCTGGATGATGAACATCTGCTGTGGGGCGAGCAGCCGCTCGATGACGTTATTGCGCGTACCCGTCAGGCCGGTGCCAGCGAAATCGTCATTAAGCGGGGTGCAGAATCCTGTCTGGTCGCTATCGGCGATGCGCCGCTGATCGAGGTGCCTGCGGTACATCTGGCGAAGGAGAAAGTGATCGATACGACTGCCGCTGGCGATTCATTCAGTGCCGGATATCTGGCGCGTCGTCTGACGGGTGCCTCAGCGGAGGCCGCCGCGCAGCGCGGACACCTGACCGCCAGCACCGTGATTCAGCATCGCGGCGCGATTATTCCGGCAACGGCGATGCCTGAGTGA
- the rep gene encoding DNA helicase Rep — translation MRLNPSQQRAVEFVTGPCLVLAGAGSGKTRVITKKIAHLIRECGYQARHIAAVTFTNKASREMKERVAQTLGRKEARGLLISTFHTLGLEIIKRETAALGMKSNFSLFDDQDQLALLKELTKEWLEEDKTLLQQLISTISNWKNDLIDPQGAAAQAKSQQDNIFAHCYALYSQHLKACNVLDFDDLILLPTLLLQRNQEVRERWQQRIRYLLVDEYQDTNTSQYELVKLLVGARARFTVVGDDDQSIYSWRGARPQNLVLLNQDFPALEVVKLEQNYRSSQRILKAANILIANNPHVFEKRLFSELGQGSELKVLTANSEEHEAERVTGELIAHHFINRTQYKDYAILYRGNHQSRTFEKFLMQNRIPYRISGGTSFFSRPEIKDLLAYLRVLTNPEDDSAFLRIVNTPRREIGPATLQKLGEWANLRSKSLFNASFDVGLGQTLSGRGLEHLQRFTHWLNEIIQLSEREPVNAVRDLIRGIDYESWLFETSGSPKAAEMRMKNVNTLFQWMTEMLEGSDIDEPMTLAQVVTRFTLRDMMERGESDEELDQVQLMTLHASKGLEFPYVFLVGMEEGLLPHQSSIDENNIEEERRLAYVGITRAQKELTFTLCRERRQYGELIRPEPSRFLLELPQDDLQWETERKVVSAEERMKTGQSRVAGLRAMLDKAKKS, via the coding sequence ATGCGTTTAAACCCCAGCCAACAACGTGCCGTCGAATTTGTTACCGGTCCCTGTCTGGTGCTGGCGGGCGCGGGATCGGGCAAAACCCGCGTAATTACCAAGAAAATCGCCCACCTGATTCGTGAATGCGGTTATCAGGCGCGCCACATCGCTGCGGTGACCTTTACCAATAAAGCCTCGCGCGAAATGAAAGAGCGTGTGGCGCAGACGCTGGGCCGCAAAGAGGCGCGCGGCCTGCTGATCTCAACCTTCCATACGCTGGGACTGGAGATCATCAAACGCGAAACGGCGGCGCTGGGCATGAAGTCGAACTTCTCGCTGTTCGACGATCAGGATCAGCTCGCCCTGCTGAAAGAGCTGACCAAAGAGTGGCTGGAAGAGGATAAGACGCTGTTGCAGCAGCTTATCTCCACCATCTCTAACTGGAAAAACGATCTGATCGATCCGCAGGGCGCTGCTGCGCAGGCGAAATCACAGCAGGATAATATCTTTGCCCACTGCTATGCCCTCTATAGTCAGCATCTCAAGGCGTGCAACGTGCTGGACTTTGATGACCTGATCCTGCTGCCGACGCTGCTGCTGCAGCGTAATCAGGAAGTGCGTGAGCGCTGGCAGCAGCGTATCCGCTATCTGCTGGTGGATGAGTATCAGGACACCAACACCAGCCAGTATGAGCTGGTTAAGCTGCTGGTTGGCGCACGCGCGCGCTTCACGGTAGTCGGCGACGATGACCAGTCGATTTACTCCTGGCGCGGCGCACGGCCGCAGAATCTGGTGCTGCTGAATCAGGATTTCCCGGCGCTGGAGGTGGTGAAGCTGGAGCAGAACTACCGTTCTTCGCAGCGCATCCTGAAGGCGGCCAATATCCTGATTGCCAATAATCCGCATGTCTTTGAGAAGCGGCTCTTTTCGGAGCTGGGGCAGGGCAGCGAGCTGAAAGTGCTGACCGCCAACAGCGAAGAGCATGAGGCGGAGCGGGTCACCGGTGAACTGATCGCGCATCACTTTATTAACCGCACGCAGTACAAAGATTACGCGATTCTGTATCGCGGCAACCATCAGTCACGGACCTTTGAAAAGTTTCTGATGCAGAACCGCATCCCCTATCGCATCTCTGGCGGCACCTCCTTCTTCTCCCGGCCGGAGATTAAAGATCTGCTCGCCTATCTGCGTGTGCTGACCAATCCTGAGGATGACAGCGCGTTTCTGCGCATCGTTAATACGCCGCGCCGCGAGATTGGCCCGGCCACGCTGCAGAAGCTCGGTGAATGGGCCAACCTGCGCAGCAAGAGTCTGTTTAACGCCAGTTTTGATGTCGGTCTGGGGCAGACGCTGAGCGGCCGTGGTCTGGAGCATCTGCAGCGCTTCACCCACTGGCTGAATGAGATTATCCAGCTGAGCGAACGAGAGCCGGTGAATGCCGTCCGCGATTTGATTCGCGGCATCGACTACGAAAGCTGGCTGTTCGAAACCTCCGGCAGCCCGAAAGCCGCCGAAATGCGGATGAAAAACGTCAACACGCTGTTTCAGTGGATGACTGAAATGCTGGAAGGCAGCGATATCGATGAGCCAATGACGCTGGCGCAGGTGGTGACGCGCTTTACCCTGCGCGACATGATGGAGCGTGGTGAAAGCGATGAAGAGCTGGATCAGGTGCAACTGATGACGCTGCACGCCTCTAAAGGGCTGGAGTTCCCCTATGTGTTCCTGGTGGGCATGGAAGAGGGGCTGCTGCCGCATCAGAGCAGCATCGATGAGAACAACATCGAAGAGGAGCGTCGCCTGGCTTACGTGGGGATCACGCGGGCGCAGAAAGAACTGACCTTTACCCTCTGTCGCGAACGCCGGCAGTATGGCGAGTTAATCCGGCCAGAACCGAGTCGTTTCCTGCTTGAGCTGCCGCAGGACGATTTGCAATGGGAGACCGAGCGCAAAGTGGTCAGTGCGGAAGAGCGGATGAAAACCGGGCAGAGTCGGGTCGCCGGATTGAGAGCGATGCTGGATAAAGCGAAGAAGAGTTAA
- a CDS encoding alpha/beta hydrolase, whose amino-acid sequence MHTEIINIWPHGDAPGASDSRAEPQIVDMAKEYEPYDRAATGVRCPEMAIWHPVESNGITLLVAPGGGYQRVMIDREGSALATFFTSMGYTLAVMTYRLPYDGHHEGPDAPLADAQRAVRVLRDRAQRGLNGKYIVMMGFSAGGHVAASLGTRFAEKLYPVQDGAENFSPRPDAMVLVYPLISMRDGIAHEGARTRLLGAWPDQKTIEAYSMETRVHPLVPPTLLIHAADDDDVSVNHSMAFFGALREHKVPAEVHFYQKGGHGFGIRGVADLPLASWPMLVTEWLRAKT is encoded by the coding sequence ATGCACACAGAAATTATTAATATCTGGCCACACGGTGATGCGCCAGGCGCCAGCGACTCCCGCGCCGAACCGCAGATTGTCGATATGGCAAAAGAGTATGAGCCTTACGATCGCGCCGCGACCGGCGTGCGTTGCCCGGAGATGGCGATCTGGCATCCGGTCGAATCCAACGGCATTACCCTGCTGGTTGCACCGGGCGGTGGCTATCAGCGTGTAATGATCGATCGTGAAGGCAGCGCGCTGGCGACCTTCTTTACCTCCATGGGCTATACCCTGGCGGTCATGACCTATCGCCTGCCCTACGACGGGCATCACGAAGGCCCCGATGCGCCGCTGGCCGATGCACAGCGCGCGGTTCGCGTCCTGCGCGATCGGGCACAGCGCGGCCTGAACGGTAAATACATTGTGATGATGGGCTTTTCGGCAGGTGGCCACGTGGCAGCCAGTCTGGGAACGCGTTTCGCAGAGAAACTCTATCCGGTGCAGGATGGCGCTGAAAACTTCTCGCCGCGTCCGGATGCGATGGTACTGGTCTATCCCCTGATCAGCATGCGTGACGGCATCGCCCATGAAGGTGCCAGAACCCGCCTGCTGGGTGCGTGGCCGGATCAGAAAACGATTGAAGCCTACTCAATGGAAACCCGGGTTCATCCGCTGGTGCCGCCGACGCTGTTAATCCACGCCGCCGACGATGATGATGTCTCCGTGAATCACAGCATGGCGTTTTTCGGCGCGCTGCGTGAGCACAAGGTTCCGGCAGAGGTGCATTTCTATCAGAAAGGCGGGCACGGATTTGGTATCCGTGGCGTGGCAGATTTGCCCCTCGCCAGCTGGCCGATGTTAGTGACCGAGTGGCTCAGGGCAAAAACCTGA